A region of Sulfurovum sp. DNA encodes the following proteins:
- a CDS encoding thiamine pyrophosphate-dependent enzyme, with amino-acid sequence MAITSVKNLKEFSTANDRFEGAHTLCPGCAHSMIVRELMNCTDDNLVVTANTGCLEVSTAVYPFTSWDTSWIHIGFENAASAASGAEAMYKARKKRGTLKDDKPVKFVSFGGDGSTYDIGFQWMSGAFERGHDFTYICLDNENYANTGGQRSSATPIGATTSTAQAGSHSYGKKEKKKDIVAIMAAHGAPYVAQLAPNKWKSMAKGFQKALETEGPCFINTVSPCCTEWRFDPKDTINITDLATDSLMFPIYEIVDGHELNILYRPKNILKVEDYLAAQGRYKHLFKPEYRHVIDEIQKNIDEYWEMLQRREEARI; translated from the coding sequence ATGGCAATTACATCAGTTAAAAACCTAAAAGAATTTTCAACAGCAAATGATCGTTTTGAGGGAGCACATACACTCTGCCCTGGGTGTGCACACTCCATGATTGTAAGAGAGCTTATGAATTGTACCGATGATAATTTAGTTGTAACAGCCAATACAGGATGCCTTGAAGTTTCAACTGCGGTCTATCCGTTTACTTCATGGGATACTTCATGGATACATATTGGATTTGAAAATGCTGCATCTGCTGCTAGTGGTGCAGAAGCAATGTATAAAGCACGTAAGAAAAGAGGTACCCTTAAAGATGATAAGCCAGTTAAGTTTGTATCTTTTGGTGGCGATGGTTCAACCTATGATATTGGTTTTCAGTGGATGTCTGGTGCATTTGAAAGAGGACATGACTTCACCTATATCTGTCTTGACAACGAGAACTATGCAAATACTGGAGGACAACGATCTTCTGCAACACCGATTGGTGCAACTACTTCTACTGCACAAGCAGGTTCACACTCTTATGGTAAGAAAGAAAAGAAGAAAGATATTGTAGCAATCATGGCAGCACATGGTGCACCATATGTTGCACAGCTTGCTCCAAATAAGTGGAAGTCTATGGCAAAAGGGTTTCAGAAAGCACTTGAAACTGAAGGACCATGTTTTATTAATACAGTTTCCCCATGTTGTACTGAGTGGCGTTTTGATCCAAAAGATACTATCAATATCACTGATTTAGCAACAGATTCTTTAATGTTCCCAATCTATGAGATTGTTGATGGTCATGAATTAAATATTCTCTATAGACCAAAAAATATTCTCAAAGTTGAGGATTACCTTGCAGCTCAGGGGCGCTACAAACATCTCTTTAAGCCTGAGTATAGACATGTTATTGATGAGATTCAGAAAAATATTGATGAGTATTGGGAGATGCTACAGCGAAGAGAAGAGGCACGCATATAA
- the luxS gene encoding S-ribosylhomocysteine lyase, protein MPLLDSFTVNHVKMIAPAVRVAKIMYSPSGDLVTVYDLRFCVPNQEQLSAKGIHTLEHLFAGFMRDHLNDEITEIIDLSPMGCRTGFYMSVLGKPKAKKVAKAWKRAMKDVLSVKRESDIPELNLYQCGSYKMHSLDEAKHIANNVLQKKIGKISNKKIILSQAELKKISKEGNIC, encoded by the coding sequence ATGCCATTATTAGACAGTTTTACTGTTAATCACGTTAAGATGATTGCACCGGCAGTAAGAGTTGCAAAAATAATGTATTCTCCTAGTGGGGATCTTGTAACCGTATATGATTTACGATTTTGTGTACCCAACCAAGAACAATTATCTGCTAAAGGAATTCATACGTTAGAACATCTTTTTGCAGGATTCATGAGAGATCACCTAAATGATGAAATAACAGAAATTATTGATCTTTCTCCTATGGGATGCCGAACGGGATTTTATATGTCAGTACTAGGAAAACCAAAAGCAAAAAAAGTTGCAAAGGCATGGAAAAGAGCAATGAAAGATGTATTGAGCGTAAAGAGAGAGTCGGATATACCTGAACTTAATCTTTACCAATGTGGTAGCTATAAAATGCACTCTCTTGATGAGGCAAAACATATTGCAAATAATGTACTGCAAAAGAAAATAGGAAAGATAAGTAATAAGAAAATTATATTAAGTCAAGCAGAGCTGAAAAAAATTTCTAAAGAGGGAAATATATGCTGA